In one window of Euwallacea similis isolate ESF13 chromosome 4, ESF131.1, whole genome shotgun sequence DNA:
- the LOC136408098 gene encoding vacuolar ATPase assembly integral membrane protein VMA21 homolog: MEQPQFAVFKTVLAYSIFILASPVLTFFFTKFVFFEGILGISSTSSNVWSAVLAVTMLHIALGMYIYRAYSESDKTKAKPAEKVD; the protein is encoded by the exons ATGGAACAGCCCCAATTTGCAGTATTCAAAACAGTCCTGGCATATTCAATATTCATATTAGCATCTCCCGTTTTAACCTTTTTCTTCacaaaatttgtcttttttgaaG GTATCTTggggatttccagcactagtAGTAATGTTTGGTCGGCGGTCTTGGCTGTGACTATGTTGCATATCGCCCTTGGGATGTACATATACAGGGCATATTCAGAGAGTGACAAGACCAAAGCAAAACCAGCCGAAAAGGTGGACTAG